The genome window GTGTTTAAAAGCAACGTTGTGAATAAGTTCCATAATAATAACGGTCTTTCCAACACCAGCGCCCCCAAACAAGCCAACTTTTCCACCTTTTGAATACGGGGCCAAAAGGTCAACAACCTTAATGCCTGTTTCAAAAATTTCAGATTTAGTGCTTTGTTCTTCAAAAAGAGGAGGATCACGGTGAATTGGCCATTTTGTCTCAGTTTCAACAGGCTCACCCTCATCAATTGCTTCGCCAATAACATTTAAAATGCGACCCAAAACTTTTTCGCCAACTGGCACCTGAATTGGGCTACCTTGAGCAACAGCTAAAAGGCCTCGCGTAAGCCCTTCGCTCATATCCATAGCAATAGTTCGCACTCGACCATCACCAAGGTGCGCCGCCACCTCTAAAACAAGCTTTGTCGGCTTGCCCTCTACCTCATAATTGACGACGATCGCTTCGTTGATTTTGGGAAGATAACCGCTAAAATCAACATCGACCACCGGACCCATGATCTGGCTTATAACTCCATTCATTGAATGCTCTCCTTTAATAGTTCACTCTGCATTTATTTCATTGACTCGACGCCACTGATAATCTCAATAAGCTCAGTGGTAATAGACTCTTGCCTTGCTTTGTTGTAAGCAATATTTAACGCCTCAACGCGTTCTTTAGCATTTTTTGTCGCACTATCCATTGCTTGCATTCGAGCACTGTGCTCTGCTGCTAACGAATCAACAAGTGCATAATACATGTTATACTCAAAGTATTTTTTCATCAATTCTTCGAGAATTTTTTCATCACCAACGGGCTCAAACTCCATAAGAGAAAGGGCAGCATCACTAGACGCCGCTGGCGGATCAACAGGAACTATGTCATTAATCTTTAGTTCTTGGGAAATCATATTCATATACCCATTATGAACCAAAACAACACCGTCGGTAACCCCGTTGCTAAAATCATCAATCGCATCAGCAATAATTTCTTGTGCTTTTTCATAAGAAGGCGCAGAACTCACACCCGCATATGTCTTAAGCAATTCAACGCCTTGAAAATTAAAAAATTCAATTCCCTTGCGACCAACTGCGCGTAATCGCACTTTTACTTTCTTTGCCTTATGGGTTTCAAGTAGGTTTTTTACTGCTTTAATTGTTTGAACATTAAAGCCACCACACAAACCTTTATCTGCTGTTACAAAAATAATATCAATCTTCGAAGGCTGCTCAATAGGTTGAAAAAAGCGGCTCTCAAGATTTCCACTTTTGTACTGGTTCACCTTATAGGCAATCTCAGAAAGCACTTCATTGATCTTTGCAGCATACACACGTGACTGCTTTGCAACCTCTTCTGCTTTTCGCAGCTTGGCCGTCGACACAAGTTTCATGGCACGCGTTGTCTTTTGCGTATTCTGAACACTCTTGATTTTTCTCTTAATTTCTTTTAAATTAGCCATGAAGCATCCTTACTTTACAGCAAAGGTCGTCTTAAACTCGTTCAATGCCTTTGATAGTAAATCTTCAATTTCTTTGTCAAGCACTTTCTTACTTCGAATTTGCTCTAAAATTTCTGGATATTTAGCTTCAATAAAGGGGTAAAGCTCTACTTCAAACGCACCCACATCACTTACTTCAATATCATCCAAATAACCCCTTGATCCCGCATAAATCAACAATACCTGCTTTTCAACAGGAAGCGGTGAGTAGGGC of Sulfurospirillum tamanense contains these proteins:
- the atpG gene encoding ATP synthase F1 subunit gamma — encoded protein: MANLKEIKRKIKSVQNTQKTTRAMKLVSTAKLRKAEEVAKQSRVYAAKINEVLSEIAYKVNQYKSGNLESRFFQPIEQPSKIDIIFVTADKGLCGGFNVQTIKAVKNLLETHKAKKVKVRLRAVGRKGIEFFNFQGVELLKTYAGVSSAPSYEKAQEIIADAIDDFSNGVTDGVVLVHNGYMNMISQELKINDIVPVDPPAASSDAALSLMEFEPVGDEKILEELMKKYFEYNMYYALVDSLAAEHSARMQAMDSATKNAKERVEALNIAYNKARQESITTELIEIISGVESMK